In one Pseudoclavibacter sp. Marseille-Q3772 genomic region, the following are encoded:
- a CDS encoding alanine racemase C-terminal domain-containing protein, protein MTSAPLAVDLTAIAQNYRNYRAAVPATVIPVVKADAYGHGAIDIARALAAREPAQRPPMLAVADAAEAAALRGVGVELPLICWLHAPDVDWQAIREIPDLHLGASSLHELALIADAAPQTAGRVDRDRAASVHLKLDTGLGRNGVRECEWRVLMAQAMRLERAGRVRIAGIMSHVSGTSADDDLAQLAAFSRGVTLALDAGLRPDYVHIAATTSGVVYEQFTALNDQWVRHDEGGEYRPNLAVRLGLALYGLDPLHPDRLGIDLTPALALRAEVEGFEDYWVMELGQVDGLPARAPGLELTDDNGNHWQLGRIGSTHTTLQPVSGGPLREITCIGKGSASADAWADAAGTINYEITTRLMARLRSRDFEVPLSATPDALKTLAPRRELCIDLDLMAARLLGGTSALRAGERARPVSDRHLSRWLDISADAYGFGAQRIAALGREFGKELVARTRHDVAWLAARGIEARYEPTAGRDTRIAYGFQGRIAASLRSELVQVKRVAAGQAVSYGYTWRAGRATTLGLVPLGYSDAIPRCVGGHAKLLVGGVQVPIVGRVAMDQVVVDLGDANCVPGMPVVCWGGTDGISIDRWCSWSGQSPAAVTATLGARVLRRYQRVDGGQDV, encoded by the coding sequence ATGACCAGCGCACCGCTCGCCGTTGACCTAACGGCAATCGCGCAGAACTATCGCAACTATCGAGCTGCGGTTCCGGCCACGGTGATCCCCGTGGTGAAAGCGGATGCATACGGTCACGGCGCCATTGACATCGCTCGGGCACTCGCGGCACGCGAGCCTGCGCAACGTCCACCGATGCTTGCCGTCGCCGATGCGGCTGAGGCTGCGGCCCTGCGCGGCGTTGGTGTGGAGCTGCCGCTGATCTGCTGGCTGCACGCCCCGGATGTGGATTGGCAGGCAATTCGCGAGATTCCCGACCTGCACCTGGGCGCATCATCGCTGCACGAACTGGCACTGATCGCCGACGCCGCCCCGCAAACCGCCGGTCGTGTCGATCGCGACCGTGCCGCATCCGTACACCTCAAACTCGATACCGGACTCGGCCGAAACGGCGTGCGCGAATGCGAATGGCGGGTGCTGATGGCGCAGGCGATGCGGTTGGAACGCGCCGGGCGGGTGCGTATCGCGGGCATAATGAGCCATGTCTCCGGCACGTCCGCCGACGATGACCTCGCGCAGCTGGCAGCCTTTAGCCGCGGGGTTACGCTCGCCTTGGACGCTGGTTTGCGTCCCGACTATGTGCATATTGCGGCGACGACCTCCGGAGTCGTCTATGAGCAGTTCACGGCGTTGAACGACCAGTGGGTGCGCCACGATGAGGGAGGCGAGTATCGACCGAACCTCGCCGTACGCTTGGGGCTGGCGCTGTACGGACTTGACCCACTGCATCCTGACCGCCTCGGGATCGATCTCACCCCAGCCCTGGCCCTGCGCGCCGAGGTAGAGGGGTTCGAGGACTACTGGGTAATGGAGCTCGGCCAGGTGGACGGCCTACCTGCGCGAGCTCCCGGGCTGGAGTTGACCGACGATAACGGTAACCACTGGCAGCTCGGGCGAATCGGCTCGACGCACACGACCTTGCAGCCGGTTTCGGGCGGGCCGCTGCGTGAGATCACCTGCATCGGCAAGGGTTCTGCGAGTGCTGACGCCTGGGCGGATGCTGCCGGCACGATTAACTATGAGATTACGACGCGGTTGATGGCTCGCTTGCGCTCGCGGGATTTCGAGGTGCCGCTGTCGGCGACTCCTGATGCGCTGAAAACGCTTGCGCCGAGGCGAGAACTGTGCATCGACCTTGATCTAATGGCGGCTCGGCTATTGGGCGGCACCTCCGCGCTGCGTGCGGGCGAACGGGCGCGGCCGGTTTCGGATCGGCATCTGAGTCGATGGCTCGATATCAGTGCGGATGCGTACGGATTTGGGGCGCAGCGGATCGCGGCGCTCGGGCGTGAGTTCGGTAAGGAGCTGGTGGCCAGGACCCGGCATGATGTTGCCTGGCTCGCGGCGCGCGGAATCGAGGCGCGCTACGAGCCGACGGCGGGGCGCGACACTCGAATTGCCTACGGATTTCAGGGTCGCATTGCCGCATCGTTGCGCAGTGAGCTTGTGCAGGTGAAACGTGTCGCGGCGGGTCAGGCGGTGAGCTATGGCTACACCTGGCGTGCCGGGCGGGCGACCACGCTCGGGCTTGTGCCATTGGGGTATTCGGATGCGATCCCGCGCTGTGTGGGTGGGCACGCGAAGTTGCTGGTCGGCGGTGTGCAGGTGCCGATCGTTGGCCGAGTCGCCATGGATCAGGTTGTGGTCGATCTGGGCGATGCGAATTGTGTTCCCGGGATGCCGGTGGTGTGCTGGGGCGGAACTGACGGCATCAGCATTGACCGGTGGTGCAGCTGGTCCGGGCAGTCACCCGCTGCCGTCACGGCAACGCTCGGCGCGCGGGTGCTGCGTCGTTACCAGCGTGTTGACGGGGGTCAGGATGTGTGA
- the tsaE gene encoding tRNA (adenosine(37)-N6)-threonylcarbamoyltransferase complex ATPase subunit type 1 TsaE, translated as MCEVRVTVPTTTAMDALGRRLASLCRAGDVLSLTGPLGAGKTTLVRGFGAALGVRGAVSSPTFVIARTHPPLRGGAALIHVDAYRLGSALELDDLDLDLDASVTVIEWGSEVVSAITDTWLDVTIVRSTGGAGSGVGVGDGAGDPADDEGDDDPREVLIRGVGRRWQEVDLSVLAEPLSE; from the coding sequence ATGTGTGAAGTGCGGGTAACTGTTCCGACCACGACCGCGATGGACGCGCTCGGCCGTAGGCTCGCATCCCTGTGTCGCGCCGGCGATGTACTGTCGCTGACGGGGCCGCTCGGTGCCGGTAAAACAACGCTCGTGCGTGGCTTTGGTGCTGCGCTCGGCGTTCGCGGTGCGGTGTCGAGTCCGACGTTTGTGATTGCTAGGACGCACCCGCCGCTGCGAGGTGGTGCGGCGCTCATCCACGTGGACGCGTACCGGCTCGGCTCGGCGCTCGAACTTGACGATCTCGACCTCGACCTGGATGCATCCGTAACGGTGATCGAGTGGGGGAGCGAGGTGGTTTCGGCCATTACCGATACGTGGCTGGATGTGACGATCGTGCGCTCGACCGGTGGTGCTGGCTCGGGTGTCGGTGTTGGTGATGGTGCTGGCGACCCTGCTGACGATGAGGGGGATGACGATCCCCGCGAGGTTCTGATTCGTGGTGTCGGTCGGCGCTGGCAGGAAGTCGACCTGAGCGTATTGGCTGAGCCGCTGAGCGAGTGA
- the glmM gene encoding phosphoglucosamine mutase, whose product MEALFGTDGVRGLANGKITVELSVALAQAAAVVLARETRARGGRPVAVVARDPRVSGEFISAAVAAGLASSGIDVCDAGVMPTPAAAFLTADIEADFGVMISASHNPAPDNGIKFFARGGRKLPDSIEAEIAAQLELEPLRPTGEGVGRIERFADAEDRYALHLLSAMPIVHADARPPLDGLKIVIDAAHGAAAGVSPEVFRSAGADVTLIGGEPDGMNINDGVGSTHLDKLRDAVVDLGADLGIAHDGDADRCLAVDHHGEIVDGDQIMAIIALWLKDHDLLTDNTLVATVMSNLGLRVAMSDHGIKLLETKVGDRYVLEQLNEHGLAIGGEQSGHIILTRFATTGDGVLSGLTLAAIVAASGKTLHELKQVMAVYPQELINVRGVRKEECTTNEQVQQAVAEVQARLGESGRVLLRPSGTEPLVRVMVEAETDELARECAEHLAKIVHDALAE is encoded by the coding sequence ATCGAAGCATTGTTCGGAACCGATGGTGTTCGTGGCCTCGCCAACGGCAAGATCACTGTCGAACTCTCCGTTGCCCTGGCGCAGGCCGCCGCAGTCGTGCTTGCTCGCGAAACGCGAGCGCGCGGCGGGCGGCCTGTCGCCGTTGTTGCTCGCGACCCGCGGGTATCCGGTGAGTTCATTAGTGCGGCAGTTGCTGCCGGGCTCGCCTCATCCGGAATCGACGTGTGCGATGCGGGCGTAATGCCCACCCCGGCTGCCGCATTCCTCACCGCCGATATCGAAGCGGACTTCGGGGTGATGATTTCGGCGTCACACAACCCCGCCCCGGACAACGGCATCAAGTTCTTTGCGCGTGGCGGCCGCAAACTTCCCGACTCTATCGAAGCCGAGATCGCCGCCCAACTCGAACTCGAGCCGCTGCGGCCCACCGGCGAGGGGGTCGGGCGCATCGAACGGTTCGCTGACGCCGAAGACCGCTATGCGCTACATCTACTATCGGCAATGCCGATTGTGCATGCGGATGCGCGGCCCCCGCTAGACGGACTCAAGATCGTTATCGACGCTGCTCACGGCGCGGCTGCGGGTGTGTCACCAGAGGTGTTCCGTTCGGCGGGCGCAGATGTCACCCTCATCGGTGGCGAACCCGACGGTATGAACATCAACGACGGTGTTGGTTCCACCCACCTCGATAAGCTTCGCGACGCCGTAGTCGACCTTGGTGCCGATCTCGGCATCGCTCATGACGGCGATGCTGACCGCTGTCTCGCCGTCGACCATCACGGCGAGATCGTCGACGGCGATCAGATCATGGCAATCATCGCGCTCTGGCTGAAAGACCACGACCTGCTCACCGACAACACGCTCGTGGCGACCGTCATGTCGAACCTCGGGCTGCGCGTTGCCATGAGTGACCACGGAATCAAGTTGCTTGAGACCAAGGTCGGCGACCGCTATGTGCTCGAACAGTTGAACGAGCACGGTCTTGCTATCGGTGGAGAGCAATCCGGTCACATCATCTTGACCCGATTCGCAACGACCGGTGACGGTGTGCTCTCTGGCCTAACCCTGGCAGCGATCGTTGCCGCATCCGGAAAAACATTGCATGAGCTGAAGCAGGTTATGGCGGTTTACCCGCAGGAACTCATCAATGTTCGTGGTGTGCGCAAGGAAGAGTGCACGACCAACGAACAGGTGCAGCAGGCAGTCGCTGAGGTGCAGGCGCGGTTGGGTGAGTCCGGTCGCGTATTGCTGCGCCCCTCCGGCACTGAACCGCTCGTGCGTGTGATGGTTGAGGCCGAAACGGATGAGCTTGCTCGCGAATGTGCCGAACATCTGGCCAAGATTGTGCACGACGCGCTCGCCGAATAG
- the rplM gene encoding 50S ribosomal protein L13 codes for MRTFTPKAGEIAREWFVIDATDVVLGRLASHAAALLRGKHKATFAPHVDTGDYVIIVNADKVALTGAKLEQKKAYRHSGYPGGLRAESYTELLEKRPERAVEKAIRGMLPKNSLGRDQIKKLKVYAGPEHPHSAQQPKAYTFDQVAQ; via the coding sequence ATGCGTACCTTCACTCCTAAGGCGGGTGAGATTGCTCGCGAGTGGTTCGTCATTGACGCAACCGACGTAGTACTGGGCCGTCTTGCCTCGCACGCTGCCGCGCTCCTGCGCGGCAAGCACAAGGCCACGTTCGCTCCGCACGTTGACACTGGTGACTACGTCATCATCGTTAACGCTGACAAGGTTGCTCTTACCGGCGCCAAGCTCGAGCAGAAGAAGGCCTACCGTCACTCGGGTTACCCGGGTGGACTCCGTGCCGAGAGCTACACCGAGCTCCTCGAGAAGCGTCCCGAGCGCGCCGTGGAAAAGGCGATTCGTGGCATGCTTCCGAAGAACTCGCTCGGCCGTGACCAGATCAAGAAGCTCAAGGTGTACGCGGGTCCCGAGCACCCGCACTCGGCTCAGCAGCCGAAGGCCTACACCTTTGACCAGGTTGCCCAGTAG
- the glmS gene encoding glutamine--fructose-6-phosphate transaminase (isomerizing), with protein sequence MCGIVGYIGDRDCQEILISGLARLEYRGYDSAGIALVNENGKLHARKRAGKLQALRDELEHDAMEDGHIGIGHTRWATHGAANDTNAHPHLSCGGKLAVIHNGIIENFAELREELLADGYEFESETDTEVAAHLLGRAVSETGDLEAAFRQVVPRLEGAFTLLAIHADQPDVIVGARLNSPLVIGLGEGENFLGSDVAAFVEHTQRAVAVGQAQIVTVRKDSVEITDFEGNPAHADEFAVSWDASAADKGGWSSFMAKEIAENPEAVENTLRGRIQDGHVHLSSLDTLGEGYFQEIDRITIIACGTAFYSGQTAAYALEEWSRIPVTVELAHEFRYRNPVFTPRTMVISLSQSGETMDTLMAVRYARERGAKTLSICNTQGASIPRESDAVIYTHAGPEVAVASTKAFTAQIAALNLFGLFLAQQRGTVNSDEIAELLEEFQTIPEKMREVLEQHDRIRELAEWMADARSVLYLGRATGFPIALEGALKLKEIAYIHAEGFAAGELKHGPIALIEPGQPVFVVVPSPRHENTLHPKVVSNIQEIRARGARVLAVAEGGDATVLPYVNEAFLCPPTSEFFEPLLRVIPLQIFALELSTAKGLDVDQPRNLAKSVTVE encoded by the coding sequence ATGTGTGGAATTGTTGGATACATTGGCGATCGTGACTGCCAGGAAATCCTGATCTCTGGGCTTGCCCGTCTTGAATATCGCGGATACGACTCTGCCGGTATCGCCTTGGTGAACGAGAACGGCAAACTCCACGCCCGCAAGCGCGCAGGAAAGCTCCAGGCACTGCGCGACGAACTCGAGCATGATGCCATGGAAGACGGCCATATCGGCATCGGTCACACTCGCTGGGCAACACACGGTGCTGCAAACGACACCAACGCGCATCCACACCTCAGCTGCGGTGGCAAGCTCGCCGTAATCCACAACGGCATCATTGAGAACTTCGCAGAGCTGCGCGAGGAACTCCTCGCCGACGGATACGAATTCGAATCCGAAACCGACACTGAGGTAGCCGCCCACCTGCTCGGCCGCGCCGTTAGTGAAACCGGCGACCTGGAAGCGGCATTCCGCCAGGTGGTGCCACGCCTAGAGGGTGCGTTCACGCTGCTGGCGATTCACGCAGACCAGCCCGATGTCATCGTCGGCGCTCGACTCAACTCGCCGCTGGTGATTGGTCTCGGCGAGGGCGAGAACTTCCTCGGCTCCGATGTCGCCGCATTCGTCGAACATACACAGCGTGCCGTTGCCGTTGGACAGGCGCAGATCGTGACCGTACGCAAGGACTCGGTGGAGATCACCGATTTCGAGGGAAACCCCGCCCATGCTGACGAGTTTGCAGTGAGCTGGGATGCATCGGCAGCAGACAAAGGTGGTTGGTCGTCGTTCATGGCCAAGGAAATCGCCGAGAACCCCGAAGCGGTTGAAAACACCCTGCGTGGCCGCATCCAGGACGGGCATGTTCACCTGTCGAGCCTGGACACACTCGGCGAAGGCTACTTCCAGGAAATCGACCGGATTACGATCATTGCCTGCGGTACCGCCTTTTACTCCGGGCAAACTGCCGCCTACGCGCTCGAGGAGTGGAGCCGCATCCCGGTGACCGTCGAACTCGCGCACGAGTTTCGCTATCGCAACCCGGTGTTCACCCCGCGCACGATGGTCATCTCGCTCTCGCAATCGGGCGAGACGATGGACACGTTGATGGCGGTTCGCTATGCCCGTGAACGCGGGGCAAAAACGCTGTCGATCTGTAACACACAGGGCGCTTCGATTCCACGCGAATCGGATGCGGTCATCTACACGCACGCCGGCCCCGAAGTGGCGGTCGCCTCCACCAAGGCTTTCACCGCGCAGATCGCCGCGCTGAACCTGTTTGGGCTCTTCCTCGCGCAGCAGCGCGGTACCGTCAACAGCGACGAAATCGCCGAGCTGCTCGAAGAATTCCAGACCATCCCGGAAAAGATGCGTGAAGTGCTCGAGCAGCACGACCGCATCCGTGAGCTCGCTGAGTGGATGGCCGATGCCCGCTCGGTGCTCTACCTCGGCCGCGCAACCGGATTCCCGATCGCCCTCGAAGGTGCGCTCAAGCTCAAAGAGATCGCGTACATTCACGCCGAAGGGTTCGCCGCCGGTGAGCTCAAGCACGGCCCGATCGCGCTGATTGAACCCGGGCAACCCGTGTTCGTGGTCGTGCCGAGCCCGCGCCACGAGAACACGCTGCACCCTAAGGTCGTCTCGAATATTCAGGAGATCCGAGCTCGCGGAGCGCGCGTACTGGCGGTTGCTGAAGGTGGCGACGCCACGGTGCTGCCATACGTCAACGAAGCGTTCCTCTGCCCGCCGACGAGCGAGTTCTTCGAGCCGCTGCTGCGTGTGATCCCGCTGCAGATTTTTGCCCTCGAACTCTCCACCGCAAAGGGTCTGGACGTGGATCAGCCACGCAACCTCGCAAAGTCGGTCACCGTAGAATAA
- the tsaB gene encoding tRNA (adenosine(37)-N6)-threonylcarbamoyltransferase complex dimerization subunit type 1 TsaB: MILAIDTSAGTDIALVNARTRQVLAEVREPNPRHHAEVIGDGIARVLQHAGIAAADISEVVCGMGPGPFTGLRVGVAAARTFAFARAVPLRPMPSHDAIAREWRCANAEYTGAIAVLTDARRRELALTRYPAGIAEASGFELVSPDDVDELLGEARRVDAAQVSAAHLALAWCERRDRGASPAADEILYSRAPDAKPGAVPKRVSGR; this comes from the coding sequence ATGATTCTGGCCATCGATACCTCCGCAGGCACGGATATCGCCCTCGTGAACGCGCGGACGCGGCAGGTACTTGCCGAGGTTCGCGAACCGAATCCGCGCCATCACGCGGAAGTGATCGGCGACGGAATTGCTCGGGTGTTGCAGCATGCCGGTATTGCCGCCGCCGATATCTCCGAGGTTGTGTGCGGGATGGGGCCGGGGCCGTTTACCGGTCTGCGCGTTGGCGTTGCCGCGGCACGAACCTTCGCCTTTGCCCGAGCCGTACCGCTGCGGCCGATGCCGAGCCACGATGCCATCGCCCGAGAATGGCGGTGCGCAAACGCCGAGTACACGGGCGCGATCGCAGTGCTCACCGATGCGCGTCGCCGCGAGCTCGCATTGACCCGCTACCCGGCGGGGATCGCTGAGGCCAGCGGGTTCGAGCTCGTGAGCCCCGATGATGTTGACGAACTGCTTGGTGAGGCACGGCGTGTGGATGCGGCACAGGTCTCAGCTGCGCACCTCGCGCTGGCATGGTGCGAACGTCGCGATCGCGGTGCAAGTCCTGCAGCTGATGAAATCCTGTACTCGCGTGCCCCTGACGCCAAGCCCGGCGCTGTGCCGAAGCGGGTGAGTGGGAGGTGA
- a CDS encoding holo-ACP synthase → MIVGIGVDSVEHERVRRAIELPLFATRVFSAREQAMPLTSLSARWAAREAAVKALGGLHGMRLLDLEVKRTPLGAPEFVMSDALRTTLARLNIDRLHCTLTHDDTRSCAFVIAERLL, encoded by the coding sequence ATGATTGTCGGTATTGGGGTGGATTCGGTTGAGCATGAGCGGGTGCGGCGGGCAATCGAATTACCACTGTTTGCGACGCGAGTGTTCAGCGCACGCGAGCAAGCAATGCCGTTGACGTCATTGTCCGCGAGGTGGGCTGCTCGTGAAGCGGCCGTGAAAGCGCTCGGTGGGCTGCACGGGATGCGGCTGCTCGATCTGGAGGTGAAGCGTACACCGCTCGGGGCGCCGGAATTTGTTATGAGCGACGCCCTACGCACCACTCTCGCTAGGCTTAACATCGACCGACTCCACTGCACGCTCACGCACGATGACACTCGCAGCTGTGCGTTCGTGATTGCAGAAAGGCTCCTATGA
- the coaA gene encoding type I pantothenate kinase, with product MPYSGSRDSSGQLSTPFLEITREDWAALAPATPFELNASDVARLRSLGDPTDFNQVRQVYAPLSRLINIHVNNTRALDAKRQEFLRQRHARTPFVIGIAGSVAVGKSTVARLLRELLSRWDDTPNVELVTTDGFLLPNAELHRRGIMHRKGFPESYDRRKLLRFVTQVKSGAPEVRAPRYSHVVYDIVPGEEVVVHSPDILIIEGLNVLATPEHGNALTLSDMFDFSIYVDARTQDIAHWYEERFLQLQTSAFTQPESYFRRFADLSTAKARELARSIWDSINLPNLEQNVLPTRSRARLILRKSADHTIERVLLRKL from the coding sequence ATGCCGTACTCGGGTTCGCGCGACTCATCTGGGCAATTATCGACCCCGTTTCTAGAGATCACTCGCGAAGACTGGGCAGCGCTGGCTCCGGCTACTCCGTTCGAGCTCAACGCAAGCGATGTTGCTCGGCTGCGAAGCTTGGGCGACCCGACCGATTTCAATCAGGTTCGGCAGGTGTATGCACCGCTCAGCCGTCTGATCAACATACACGTCAATAACACCCGGGCGCTGGATGCGAAGCGGCAGGAGTTTCTCAGGCAGCGCCACGCACGCACTCCGTTTGTAATCGGCATTGCCGGGTCGGTTGCGGTCGGCAAGTCTACGGTCGCGCGACTACTGCGCGAGCTACTGAGCCGCTGGGACGACACCCCAAATGTCGAGCTAGTTACCACCGACGGTTTCTTGCTACCGAACGCCGAGCTGCACCGACGTGGCATCATGCATCGAAAAGGGTTTCCGGAGTCCTATGACCGCCGCAAATTGCTGCGGTTTGTCACCCAGGTAAAGTCCGGCGCTCCGGAGGTGCGCGCGCCGCGATACTCGCACGTGGTGTACGACATTGTCCCCGGCGAAGAAGTGGTGGTGCACTCCCCCGATATCTTGATCATCGAGGGCCTCAACGTGTTGGCGACGCCAGAGCACGGCAACGCGCTCACGCTCAGCGATATGTTCGATTTTTCGATCTACGTGGATGCGCGCACACAGGATATTGCGCACTGGTACGAGGAACGCTTTTTGCAGCTGCAAACGAGCGCGTTCACGCAGCCCGAATCGTATTTTCGGCGCTTTGCCGACCTTTCAACCGCCAAGGCACGGGAGTTGGCTCGCAGTATTTGGGATTCAATCAACCTGCCGAACCTCGAACAAAACGTGCTGCCAACGCGCTCACGCGCCCGCCTCATCCTGCGCAAATCCGCCGACCACACCATTGAACGAGTGCTGTTGCGCAAGCTGTAG
- the tsaD gene encoding tRNA (adenosine(37)-N6)-threonylcarbamoyltransferase complex transferase subunit TsaD yields the protein MSANESGDAASKLVIRDATAADMPQLLELDCAVFPQDSWTDGIYTAELNSPHTRYWVLSDHETIHGVLGVQAARGAGEADVQTLAIAPKMRRQGWARKLLTLGMRWARERGAQLIFLEVRESGQTAQALYQSIGFTEIGRRPGYYPGGKEAAIVMRADIEHSLETIGATPTDTNAAESPDRIREPLVLGIETSCDETGVGIVRGQTLLTNTVASSMDEHAKYGGVVPEVAARAHADAIVPVLQQALSEANVQLDDLDAIAVTAGPGLAGALMVGVGAAKALAQATGKPLYGVNHLVGHVAADLLREDAAPIEFPAIALLVSGGHTSLIRVNNLTGDSEMLGETIDDAAGEAFDKIARVLGLPYPGGPHIDRVATEGNPKAFRFPRGLSRASDHARGHRYNFSFSGVKTSVARIVEGFQDAGETVPVADIAASFREAVVDVLLTKALAACADFGIPRLLVGGGVAANGRLREVAAERTAAAGVSLHIPPLSLCTDNGAMIAALGSEIVRAGHAPSSPSFPADSTLPMTSAAISASETSDLYYGANTVNQGDR from the coding sequence GTGAGCGCCAACGAGTCTGGCGACGCTGCGTCAAAGCTGGTGATTCGTGACGCCACCGCAGCCGATATGCCCCAGCTGCTCGAGCTTGACTGCGCGGTTTTCCCGCAAGACTCGTGGACCGACGGTATCTACACGGCAGAACTCAACAGCCCACACACCCGGTATTGGGTACTCAGCGACCACGAGACGATTCACGGCGTACTCGGAGTACAGGCCGCGCGTGGCGCCGGCGAAGCCGATGTACAAACCTTGGCAATTGCACCGAAGATGCGCCGGCAGGGTTGGGCGCGCAAGTTACTGACCCTGGGGATGCGCTGGGCGCGCGAACGCGGTGCACAACTCATTTTCCTGGAAGTGCGCGAATCGGGTCAGACCGCGCAAGCCCTCTACCAAAGCATTGGATTCACCGAGATCGGTCGTCGCCCCGGCTACTACCCGGGAGGTAAGGAAGCGGCAATTGTGATGCGTGCAGATATTGAACACTCGCTCGAAACGATCGGGGCTACACCCACCGACACGAACGCAGCCGAGTCGCCTGACCGCATCCGCGAACCACTCGTGCTTGGCATTGAAACCAGCTGCGATGAAACCGGCGTCGGTATTGTGCGCGGACAGACCCTGCTCACCAACACCGTCGCTTCTTCAATGGATGAACACGCCAAATACGGCGGTGTTGTGCCAGAAGTCGCCGCACGCGCCCACGCCGACGCCATCGTGCCGGTGCTGCAGCAGGCGCTGAGCGAAGCGAACGTGCAGCTGGATGACCTCGACGCTATCGCCGTCACCGCAGGTCCCGGGCTTGCTGGCGCGCTTATGGTCGGCGTCGGGGCGGCGAAAGCGCTCGCCCAGGCAACTGGCAAACCGCTCTACGGTGTCAACCACCTCGTCGGACACGTCGCCGCCGATTTGCTGCGTGAGGACGCAGCTCCCATCGAGTTCCCAGCAATCGCCCTGCTGGTGTCCGGGGGACACACCTCCCTAATTCGGGTGAATAACCTGACCGGTGACTCCGAGATGCTCGGCGAAACCATCGATGACGCCGCCGGCGAAGCATTCGACAAAATCGCCCGAGTGCTCGGTCTGCCGTACCCCGGTGGGCCACATATCGACCGGGTCGCTACCGAAGGTAACCCCAAAGCGTTCCGCTTCCCGCGTGGCCTGAGTCGCGCATCCGACCACGCCCGAGGACACCGCTATAACTTCTCGTTCTCCGGCGTGAAAACCTCCGTGGCACGCATCGTCGAAGGGTTCCAGGATGCGGGGGAGACCGTTCCCGTCGCGGACATCGCCGCATCCTTCCGCGAGGCGGTCGTTGACGTACTGCTGACCAAAGCGCTCGCGGCCTGCGCCGACTTCGGAATCCCGAGGCTCCTGGTGGGCGGGGGAGTCGCCGCAAACGGACGCTTGCGCGAGGTAGCTGCCGAACGAACCGCCGCCGCCGGAGTCTCCCTGCACATCCCGCCACTGAGCCTGTGTACCGATAACGGCGCCATGATTGCCGCGCTCGGCTCCGAGATCGTTCGCGCGGGGCATGCGCCGTCATCCCCGAGTTTTCCCGCAGACTCAACCTTGCCGATGACGTCAGCCGCAATCTCAGCAAGCGAAACATCCGACCTTTACTATGGTGCCAACACGGTAAACCAGGGGGACCGATGA
- the rpsI gene encoding 30S ribosomal protein S9: MATIADSIEEQPTNFTTETPASEAQETTPRPALTVSGQAVGRRKQAIARVRVVPGSGKITVNGRDLEDYFPNKLHQQLINDPFTLLELAGSYDVIAKIVGGGPSGQAGALRLGIARALNEIDREHNRPELKKAGFLTRDPRVKERKKAGLKKARKAPQYSKR, encoded by the coding sequence GTGGCGACTATTGCAGACTCCATTGAGGAGCAGCCCACCAATTTCACCACTGAGACTCCGGCTTCGGAAGCTCAGGAAACCACTCCGCGTCCGGCGCTGACCGTTTCGGGTCAAGCGGTTGGTCGTCGCAAGCAGGCCATCGCGCGCGTTCGCGTGGTTCCCGGCAGCGGCAAGATCACCGTAAACGGCCGTGACCTCGAGGACTACTTCCCGAACAAGCTGCACCAGCAGCTCATCAACGACCCGTTCACGCTCCTCGAGCTGGCCGGCTCCTACGACGTCATCGCTAAGATCGTCGGTGGCGGCCCTTCGGGTCAGGCAGGTGCACTGCGTCTCGGTATCGCTCGTGCACTCAACGAGATCGACCGTGAGCACAACCGCCCCGAGCTGAAGAAGGCCGGCTTCCTCACCCGCGACCCGCGAGTGAAGGAACGTAAGAAGGCCGGTCTTAAGAAGGCTCGCAAGGCGCCGCAATACTCGAAGCGCTAA